The proteins below are encoded in one region of Loxodonta africana isolate mLoxAfr1 chromosome 5, mLoxAfr1.hap2, whole genome shotgun sequence:
- the C5H4orf3 gene encoding uncharacterized protein C4orf3 homolog, protein MEVGAEAADERDGLRERRGLSEAGRQEQSRHVQPQSGPNGIPKHSYWLDVWLFILFDLVVFFFVYFMP, encoded by the exons ATGGAGGTGGGCGCGGAGGCTGCGGATGAACGGGACGGTCTCCGGGAGCGGCGAGGCTTGAGCGAGGCTGGGAGGCAGGAGCAGAGCCGCCATGTGCAGCCGCAGTCCGGGCCCAACGGGATTCCAAAACACTCCTACTGGTTAGACGTCTGGCTCTTCATCCTTTTCGACCTGGTGGTGTTTTTCTTCGTATATTTTATGCCCTG A